The stretch of DNA AGAGCTACAGCCAGCTGCCGTGATGTGAAATGGAAAATATATTCTTAGGGAACACCACATGGATGAATCAGTCTGTGTGAAATAGTTTTCTGATCATCTCTGTTTGATTCAATGCAGACTAGTGGTCATTAAGCTTCAGCAGCTGTCTCAGCCGTGCGGAGTCACTGAGTCATTTGCACTATGTTTAGATCTGAAGGGCAACTCCAAACTGATGGTACATTATTATCTGAGTGGAGCCCCCAGTGTCTCGGGCTGCAGCCACATCTCCACAGTATTGTATTAATCTAGATACAATCCAGAAGGAGGTCTAGGCTGTGGAGTGTGAGGATAAACATTACAGATGCATGGATGAGACTCGAttcactaattcattcatttgttcattcatgcTCTGTGACCCTTTTGACCTGATTACAACCGACTCATTACGCCCTGGACAGTgtgtcagtccatcacaggacatcacacactcacccagtcgctcacacagtcactcatgtGGATAGTTTGtggtaaaatgacaataatCCCAACTCCCCAAGTAAAACTAACCCTGTCCAAATAGTGCTAGAGTGAGTCTGACTCCTGGAGACGCCACAGCCATccacagttagtgttctcctccaagcgtttGGAGCTGTTCGGTGACGCTGTGCTGAATGAATGACTATTAGTTAAAATTATACAGTGTTTTCTAGACCCCCAAACGCTTTACATTCTTTAGGACAATAAGCAGTTGGCTCAATCTCCACCGATGTGCAGCCTCCTCCTTGAAAATCCACTCCAGTCCACTCACCACACGCCGGCTAATGTGTGACCAAGCCAGTTCATCTCATGCAAAGGACGGCACCATTTATTCAGTACAGTATCCCGTTACCGTTCCTGCAATCGGGAGTCGGGATACACACTGAAAACTGTGACACTGCCTCCTGTTGGCCCCAACACCTTGGCCTGGCCCAAACTTGCTTAGCTTCAGTGGATCTATGTGTGCAGGTGTTGTGGAAGCGTTACTGTTGTAATTTATGTGGATTTTTCGCTCATTACACATTAAACATGATATTTTcttttcaatcaatcaatcaaattttatttatatagcgcttttcacaacaaaaagtcgtcacaaagcagctttacagaaatccgggtccaagcctcctgtgagcgagccaggggcaacagtggcaaggaaaaactccctcagtacacgaggaagaaaccttggaagaaaccaagactcatacggggaacccatcctcctcgggtcgaaaCCGGAGAAACATCTTTGCTTGGAGAGATGTGCAGAATAAACGCCCTGTACTGTATTGTGTAATGTAAATGCATATACTGTGTATTTCAGATTTATGAATCCTCTGGGGATGTTCCTCGGTGGGGCGGTGGTCACCCTGGTCTTCATGGGCTCTGTGTGGGCCGGAGAGAACAAGGCCGTGATTAAGAACTTCAAGAAGAAGAACCCCAGCCTGTTTGTTATTGCTGTGTTGGGGACCAGCTACttcctgctctctctgtgtggaggagtgatggtttttatttttggcaTCACCTTCCCTTTGCTCTGTGAGTACTCGTTGTGGTTTCATTCTGTGCTGTGAACACTTTATTGCTACTCGATATGTACGTATGTTTTATAATagtttttttcttaaaatgttttaaatcgCACAATTTACACTTGcactctcactcctctctctctctctctctctctctctctgtcacattctctctctctcacacacacacacacacacacacacacacacacacacacacacacctatctcACTTAATCTACACATTCATCTCTTAAGAACATTTTGAAGCTTGAATAGTGAGGTTTTTACTGTTTGAGTCGTGAACTGTGCAGCAGTAGCCTTCATCTTCTCTGGTAAAGTTTCCCTGAATCATTTACTCAgctaattttaattaaaatatccaTTAAATCTACTTCCTGTAGAGCCAAGTTGTCACGAACACCActctacatttttgttttatctcCCGCCCAAAACTAGATGGACGTACAAGCATTTTAGCTTGTGATTAATCACGGAATATTGTTGTGATttacattataatattttttatcaatagacaacacgtgtgtgtgtgtgtgtgtgtgtgtgtgtgtgtgtgtgtttgtttatgtttatattagtgatgttaattgattaaaaaatgCACTCGAGTTAATGTCATTAACAGACATGCTGTGATTAATGATGATtaatcacaaattaaaatgatactatttacttttttgttttttggaagaGATTAAGCAAATGtacctcaaccctgaactggacgagaggttacagatgaatgaatgaatgactgaataaataaaacaattgtgTAGAGTTGTCTGCATGATAAACTATTTAAAGgaagccattttgtttttttgtaacatTCCATATTATAGcattgtgagtgtttgtgtttgtgtctgtgctaTATTTCTGCGTGAATATAATTTAATCTAACTTCTGAACTCAACTGTAACaatccaataataaaaaaaaactctaataCGCCCCTAGAATTATTGAATTATGGTAAAAAGCTGTGGCCaaattttgtaaaatgattAATGTGTTACATTTTTCAGATTAAACACATGCTTTAACGTGTTAATGTTGACAGCAGCATAACACTGACTACAACTAACACAGAGACCTAAACTTTAACAACAGGTAGCGTTAATAAACGGTGATGTCATGTAATACGTTAAATAACGTAAATGATGAACAATCTTTGAAGTGATTATTATATATCTTTGTTATTTACATAAATCTTTATTTTTCCTTGAATAATAGTCACACCATTTCACTTTATTGCCTGTactaatgtgtatatataaaaaaagaataagaaatGCAGTAATATCCGTCAATATGCTTTATTTCTTCTATATTTGAATTAAAcaatttacttaaaaaaaaaagtttagacAAAATCCTATGCGACTGACTGCTGTAAATTTGGTTGCTCCCTGGAAATGGCCTCCTTCAACCAGACCATGGTTTACAACATGTTCAGTAACTGAGCCCTTTCACTGAAGAACCACATTTAGTAGCTCTACTTGCTCATCCAGTCGTAGCAGTGGAGATAGACAGTTTTTCAGAATTAGCCTATGTTTAAATGGAAAACTATGGTTTGGTTATTTGGCTCTTACATCATCAGAGACTAGCGCTCTGGGTTTATGTCTCGTTTGTCCTCCATGCATGGTGTCTCATCCTGGcactttttcttcttccttAATCCATGTTTCCAAGCAAAACCATTTTTAAGGGTTTCCCTTTTTCCTGTTTTGTAAcaagagtttaaaaaaagacaCCTTAAGCTGTATTTGGAAAGATTATAATCCCACCAAGGGTGGCAcggcagggtcctggaggttgtgggttcgattcccgctccgggtgactgtctgtgaggagtgtggtgtgttctccctgtgtgtgcgtgggtttcctccgggtgactgtctgtgaggagtgtggtgtgttctccctgtgtgtgcgtgggtttcctccgggtgactgtctgtgaggagtgtggtgtgttctccctgtgtctgcgtgggtttcctccgggtgactgtctgtgaggagtgtggtgtgttctccctgtgtctgcgtgggtttcctccaggtgactgtctgtgaggagtgtggtgtgttctccctgtgtctgcgtgggtttcctccgggtgattgtctgtgaggagtgtggtgtgttctccctgtgtctgcgtgggtttactccgggtgactgtctgtgaggagtgtggtgtgttctccctgtgtctgcgtgggtttcctctgggtgactgtctgtgaggagtgtggtgtgttctccctgtgtctgcgtgggtttcctctgggtgactgtctgtgaggagtgtggtgtgttctcccagtgtctgcgtgggtttcctctgggtgactgtctgtgaggagtgtggtgtgttctccctgtctgaactggataagggttacagacaatgaatgaatgaataatcccaCCACAAATATTTTGTTTAGATTATATGTTACATTATGCTTTCTGTATAGATGTACGACATTGGCACCAACAGTTTTGAAAACTACGTTCTAGCATTTGGAgcatgttttgtaaatatatgatGTTGTGAAGGTGGTGgaaaacaaatgagaaaaacaTTTCCCCTGATCACTAAATGCATTTTGCATGAAACAGACAAAAGTGATTCACAGTTTGGTTGCACAGACTTCCGCTTCGTTCACTGTGTGAAGTATTTTGACCAATGAATGTTagcaatagaaaaaaaaactgtaatgtAAGTCTTAAGTCTTGTCTTATCCTGAAAGGCTTAAATGGCTGAAAAAACACAACTTTCATCAACGTTACAAAATTGTAACTGTATCTTTGGTCCATTCAAGTGGTGGTGTACAGTGACCTCTTCAAATATGGACACTCCTGAATGACATGAAGCGGTACAAATGGTGAAAGAACAtacatttctgcattttttttaatgcctaaccctttcatttttcattcagttATCAAATATTTGGTTGTTTTAATGTGATAAATTTACAAGCTGCCTGTAACATACGCAGCCCTCAAAAACACTGTAGAGAAAGAATGAGTCACATCGGGACTATTCAaaactgtgggtttcctccaagcaAACGCATTCCTcagacgtttgtgtgtgtttgtttgacgTTGCTATGGGTGAGAAACCGCGGCCAGTGTACGGTGGTTGAAAAGGATCTATCGTTTCACTACATCCGTTTTTAGAATTTTCTGGCAAAAGCTCAACTGACACCTGGCAGGGCCTGCAGTTAAAATGAAAAACCTCATGCTCAGAGTTAAAGGGGCAGGCTTTCTGTCTTTCTGATACAGCCATCTGTTCATTCCACCATTGACTTTAAAATgagcatttaaataaaacatgattaCATGGAATAGAATCACATTTAAGGCTGCTAGCATTACTCGATACTACTCCGTTTACTGGGCTTTCTGAGGAATTGGCACTGAAGTTTTGTGATGAGGCGTAATTTAAGTCGACATATGCAGCTTACCATGCATTTTTGTTCtctacaaggatttttttaaattcagtttcttgaaacagaaaataattaTACTGTCAACCCTCCATTTCCACAGGTTCTGCATGCACAGAACCAACAATCCGTGGATcgaaaaacaatttaaaaaaatactgtaGAGTAATATGCCAGTGATGTGAAATATAGCAGACACTGCTGCAGCCTTTTCACAGATCCCCAGTGCCTCTTCAGCACTCACTGTTTgggcattttgttttttcacagGCTACGTCTTTATTAAACATGTACATACTTTCCTGTCATGTTTAACTCACATTTAGCTGGGTGAAGAtcctccacaagggggcactgACAGCACTATCATAGACACTGTAGCTGTTATAGCTGTTGTACCTGAGAGAATAAAGCATAGATGATTAacccttgtttgtttttgtttttttctaaagtAATCCTGATACACGCCTCCCTGAGACTGCGCAGCATGAAGAACAAGTTGGAGAATAAGATTGAAGGCGTGGGACTAAAGAAGACACCGATGGGAGTCATACTGGATCTACTGGACCAGCAGGAGGAGAAGATAAATAAGATCCAGGACTTCATTGAGAGCAAGTTTAAGGACTGAGTATTGGGACCATCAGCGTTCAGAGCGCACTGATCCAGACTGGGGTCACGTTCACTCTTTTCCCACTTAAACCCCTTCTAATGCTAATGCGTTTAAACCTTGTGTGTGAAGCGCTTCTGTAAAAAGAGAAAGCTTCTAAATTCGCCATGATGTTGATATTCCCAGCTTAGACCTAGATTTACGTATGTTATTGTAAAAACTCTCTCATAATattgttattttctttattgCTACCTTAAATAGGCTGTTAACCGACTTGTGGCTGTCTGTAGCCTGTTTTAGCATGTCGTGCTTCCCTGCATAAGCCGGTTTACCTTACATATGCACCTTTGATATAACtcctttttttttgcacttAAATGTTTGTCTTTTGAAAGTAATTGGATAAAACCATGTTACAACAATATTACAGAGAACAATCGAGAACCAAGTATGTTTTGATATAAAATGAGCGTAGCGTTTTATATCGTTGTCAGAGGTAAGatatgaatgaaagaatgtcaAATTATATCTTTAATATTAAAGAATTAAATATGGAGAAGAGCACCTTAGAATGCAGcatgttattttctgttatcACTAAACTGTACTGTGGTTTGTAGGTCATAGTAAATGTTGTTCTCCTCTGTGACTGTAGCACTCCTGGAGGTGACAACGACAATAATACTGCACATCTTACAGTGCGTGTTAGAATGCATTGACGGTGGTATGTTAAACGTTACTGCAAAATGAAGAATATTTTCAAGGCTGAAAATTGTGGCTTCGTTTTGTTGAAAACCAAAAGTGCTACCTCAAAAATTTGCCAAACCttgaaaaatgcaataaatgtaGGCCATGTAACTAATACTTCTATGattttcattgtatttaatgTAGTTTACTTACAGTCACCAAAAATTCATATCTACAAATGTATCCTAACAACATCACTATATCTAAATTGCCCTGTTGTCCTACAACAGTTCAAAAACATGTGAGCTGGCTGTGGGACAGTGTCCACAGATGCCCTTGACCATGCCCTGCCCATATAAATTTTTGCCAGAATGATAAATATTAAAGAATTCACACTTTCAGATTTGTGTTTGAcattaacttgtttttttttcttcaattttgtacacattgactttaaaatatgtgagcaataattataaataatcattatagctatgataataatataagattataataatataaattttcCCCCAGGGTACTGACCATTTGCTGACATTCATAAATACTTTTGTTGGTGTCTGCATGTCATCAGTAAATACTTTGAAAGAGTCACAGCATTAACCTTTATCTGATTTAAGAGAAAGCTGTTCTCGCTGGTGTTTTAAGATTCGTTATGCTATCTATGATGGTGAAACGTAGCTATGCAATGTAGTAAAAAGGAAGAGGCTTTGCACATTCATGTATATGTAAGTGTGAAGGGAAATCCTCTTcgttttcttgttttctttttcacaaacacagggaagtgtatagtgtgtggatATTTATCACTTTTTGCATAACACACTTTTAAGTTATGCTTTTcctttgttattattgttgagaATGATGTTACATCTATGCTAATTtacctttgttttttcttttgttttgacGGAAAGACCATGACAGTGGTTTATTATTAATCCAAAGAGGGACATTGTACACTTCCAGATGCAGATTCAATAAAAGCTTCTTCTGACTGAAGTATGAATGCTTTAATGCTttggttttcattcattcattttctgtaagtgcttatccagttcagggtagcggtgggtctagagcctacctggaatcattgggcgcaaggcgggaatacaagttcaagttcaagaagtttgtcatttcagcagtatacagtgtttacagtacacagtgaaacgaaacagcgttcctccaggaccaaggtgctacataagacaatacacaacattaaagtgccactagtgcaaacataaaacagtgcacacacattaaagtgcaaaagacatagaacacaaaacaatacacaacattaaagtgcaactagtacaaatctagtgcaacataaaacagtgcacacatattaaagtgcaaaagattagctaagaaaatacaaaactgtccatacagtacaatacaatgcaatacaagacaatacaaaaccataagtacggaggggtTGAGgaagagagacactgcaatttaaagtgtatttgtgctgtaaacggtaactggatgtaaccatgacgtaaacaggatatgtgtaaacagttcactcattttcagtccaacagaccagtgtttgtgtgaagaagtgtgtgtgtgtgtgtgtgtttcttcagtccagtctcagtctctaggtgtttaagagtctgatagcatgtgggaagaagctgttacggagtctggatgtgagggctcgaatgcttcgatacctttttccagacggcagtaggatgaagagtgtgtgtgaagggtctgtgtgatctcccacaatgctgagtgctttgcgggtgcagcgagtggtgtagatgtctgtaatggagggaagagacacaccgataatcttctcagctgtcctcacgatccgctggagggacttgcgatctgccgcagtgcagtttccaaaccagacagtgatgcagctggtcatgatgctctccatgactcctctgtagaaagtggtgagaattggaggggggagatgagccttcttcagcctttgcagaaagtagaggcgttgctgggctttctttttgatgttactggtgttagtggaccaggtgagatcatccgctaggtgaacaccaaggaatttggtattcctgacaatctcctAA from Hoplias malabaricus isolate fHopMal1 chromosome 5, fHopMal1.hap1, whole genome shotgun sequence encodes:
- the arl6ip5b gene encoding ADP-ribosylation factor-like 6 interacting protein 5b, producing the protein MAGVELAPLRPWEDFLPEAERFSKPEFQDLNKWNNRVISNLLYYQTNYFALAVVVFLIVGFMNPLGMFLGGAVVTLVFMGSVWAGENKAVIKNFKKKNPSLFVIAVLGTSYFLLSLCGGVMVFIFGITFPLLLILIHASLRLRSMKNKLENKIEGVGLKKTPMGVILDLLDQQEEKINKIQDFIESKFKD